One Schistocerca nitens isolate TAMUIC-IGC-003100 chromosome 1, iqSchNite1.1, whole genome shotgun sequence DNA segment encodes these proteins:
- the LOC126195736 gene encoding splicing factor 3B subunit 4 has translation MAAGPIAERNQDATIYVGGLDEKVTEALMWELFVQSGPVVNVHMPKDRVTQMHQGYGFVEFMGEEDADYAIKIMNMIKLYGKPIRVNKASAHQKNLDVGANIFIGNLDPEVDEKLLYDTFSAFGVILQTPKIMRDPETGNSKGFAFINFASFDASDAAIEAMNGQYLCNRPISVSYAFKKDAKGERHGSAAERLLAAQNPLSQADRPHQLFADAPPPIPPPPAPMPPQQLPPVPVPPVPVMMGAMPPPPPQMAHMHPMHAPPPPPPTSMPVAVPRHPPPPPPIPPQHPPPMPPGVPPPPPVPPMSRAAPPPPVPPPPHVAASVASGLPQMPPPVSMPPPPPQQPPPPQQQQQPQQAQQQVPSIPPPPQAPPPPRMMPPPWQGQQFPPPPPTQFTPGQFPPPPPHGAPPPGWRPPPPVRPPFGRPPFPPRGPPPPPRGLRPPPPPQPGQQPDATAAYNGYQDQTGNFQNGYSN, from the coding sequence atggctgcggGTCCAATTGCTGAACGTAATCAAGATGCTACCATATATGTTGGCGGGTTGGACGAGAAAGTTACAGAAGCCCTTATGTGGGAACTCTTTGTTCAGTCTGGGCCAGTTGTCAATGTTCACATGCCGAAAGATCGTGTCACACAGATGCATCAAGGGTATGGATTTGTCGAATTTATGGGAGAGGAGGATGCAGACTATGCTATTAAAATAATGAATATGATCAAACTTTATGGTAAGCCGATTCGTGTGAACAAGGCATCAGCTCATCAGAAGAATCTCGATGTCGGAGCTAACATCTTTATCGGCAATCTTGATCCTGAAGTTGACGAGAAGCTATTATATGATACATTTTCAGCTTTTGGAGTTATTCTGCAAACACCAAAGATCATGCGTGATCCAGAAACCGGCAACTCCAAAGGCTTTGCTTTTATTAACTTTGCCAGTTTCGATGCTTCAGATGCAGCAATTGAAGCAATGAATGGACAATATTTGTGTAACAGACCTATTTCCGTGTCTTATGCATTTAAGAAAGATGCAAAAGGAGAACGACATGGGTCAGCTGCTGAGCGCCTCCTAGCTGCACAGAATCCACTGTCTCAGGCAGATCGGCCCCATCAGCTGTTTGCAGATGCTCCACCTCCAATACCACCACCACCTGCGCCAATGCCTCCGCAGCAGCTGCCTCCTGTCCCTGTGCCACCTGTTCCAGTAATGATGGGCGCTATGCCTCCCCCACCTCCTCAGATGGCTCATATGCATCCAATGCAtgctcctcctccaccacctcctACATCCATGCCTGTTGCTGTTCCAAGacatcctcctccaccaccacccatACCACCTCAGCACCCACCACCTATGCCACCAGGTGTGCCTCCGCCTCCTCCAGTGCCTCCTATGAGCAGGGCAGCACCACCCCCACCGGTGCCACCACCGCCACATGTTGCTGCTTCCGTTGCTAGTGGTCTACCTCAGATGCCACCACCAGTCTCAATGCCACCTCCACCACCACAACAGCCTCCTCCtccacagcaacagcagcaaccaCAACAAGCACAGCAGCAGGTGCCTtcgataccaccaccaccacaagcccCACCACCACCAAGAATGATGCCACCTCCATGGCAAGGTCAACAatttcccccaccaccaccgaCTCAGTTTACACCTGGTCAgtttcctcctccacctccacaTGGTGCACCACCACCAGGTTGGCGGCCACCACCACCTGTTCGTCCTCCATTTGGACGGCCACCATTTCCACCAAGAGGTCCACCTCCACCACCTCGTGGACTGAGACCTCCACCACCACCGCAACCAGGACAACAACCTGATGCTACTGCTGCATATAATGGTTACCAGGATCAGACAGGAAACTTCCAGAATGGATATTCCAATTAA